A single window of Bacteroidota bacterium DNA harbors:
- a CDS encoding sodium-translocating pyrophosphatase translates to MVSLPGASNFEIVAIWIVLAIAFIGLAYALLLRKQVLKHDKGNEKMQQVWGGIREGAEAYLHRQLKTIIPLIIVFTVILFFSVYIVKPSEGASLRFHNYSEDQIKLIVGFGRAIAFILGASFSLMVGQFGMRMAVQGNVRVASAANRSFAEALKIAYRTGTITGMLTDGLGLLGGTVIFMIFGTASPDALLGFGFGGTLLALFMRVGGGIYTKAADVGADLVGKVEAGLPEDDERNAAVVADLVGDNVGDCAGMAADIFESYEVTIVSSLILGVAMYATPGLPSYHQLMWIIFPLLVRGIGVCSSIIGTYLVKGSKNDKEGNAMKSINKGFYTSAAISIIAFAFISHFYMHEWRAFFSVVVGILLAIILDEITKHFTDGHFRPVREIAKNSKTGSATLLLKGLGYGFEEAVWQTLVIALTILAAVLIYWGQPAVSVLYGVAMTGIGMLTLTGNNVAMDAFGPIADNANGIGELSGMDKNARKIMDHLDSTGNTTKAITKGVAIGSAVIAAVSLFGSFLTDVGSVQTQLGVVASKVISNTGIRISVPTVFIGFLIGGVVPWLFSSLTLNAVTRAAGLIVNEVRRQLHIPGVIERRVKPDYQNAVDICTVAAQRELIPLALIAVLSPILIGIFLGIEALGGFLAGVILSGQMLAVFMAGSGGAWDNAKKMIEDGLYGGKNSDAHKAAVVGDTVGDPLKDTAGPALNPMIKVINLVSLLCAPVLVAYHQTDAGMITTAIICAVIIAGSVMFSKRGGFKSKPFEE, encoded by the coding sequence ATGGTTAGTCTTCCAGGAGCTAGTAACTTTGAAATTGTAGCCATTTGGATTGTTTTGGCTATTGCTTTCATTGGACTTGCTTACGCATTGTTGCTGCGAAAGCAGGTTCTGAAACACGACAAAGGAAATGAAAAAATGCAACAGGTTTGGGGCGGAATACGCGAAGGTGCTGAAGCTTATCTTCATCGTCAATTAAAAACGATAATCCCCCTTATTATTGTTTTTACAGTTATTCTTTTCTTTTCGGTTTACATTGTTAAACCAAGCGAAGGAGCATCTCTGAGGTTTCACAATTATTCTGAAGATCAAATAAAATTAATTGTAGGTTTTGGCCGTGCAATTGCTTTTATTCTGGGCGCTTCTTTTTCTCTGATGGTTGGCCAGTTCGGCATGCGTATGGCCGTCCAGGGTAATGTTCGGGTTGCTTCTGCTGCCAACAGAAGTTTTGCCGAAGCTTTAAAAATTGCATATCGTACAGGTACCATTACAGGTATGCTTACTGATGGACTTGGCTTATTGGGAGGTACTGTAATCTTCATGATATTTGGTACTGCTTCACCGGATGCCTTGCTGGGTTTCGGCTTTGGCGGAACATTACTGGCCCTGTTTATGAGAGTTGGCGGTGGAATTTATACAAAAGCCGCCGATGTAGGTGCCGACCTGGTTGGTAAAGTCGAAGCCGGACTGCCTGAAGACGACGAAAGAAATGCTGCTGTTGTTGCCGATCTCGTGGGCGATAACGTGGGTGACTGCGCGGGTATGGCCGCCGACATTTTCGAATCCTATGAAGTTACTATTGTTTCCAGCTTGATCCTTGGTGTGGCTATGTATGCAACCCCCGGGCTGCCCAGTTATCATCAGCTGATGTGGATTATTTTCCCGCTTTTGGTCCGTGGAATTGGCGTTTGCTCCTCCATTATTGGAACCTACCTGGTTAAGGGCAGCAAAAATGATAAGGAAGGTAATGCAATGAAATCGATAAACAAAGGTTTTTATACCTCTGCAGCCATCAGCATCATTGCCTTTGCATTTATTTCTCATTTTTACATGCACGAATGGAGGGCCTTTTTCTCAGTAGTAGTAGGTATTTTATTAGCCATTATCCTCGATGAAATTACCAAACACTTTACCGACGGACACTTCAGACCGGTACGGGAAATCGCTAAGAATTCTAAAACAGGTTCAGCTACCTTGCTTTTGAAAGGACTTGGTTATGGCTTCGAAGAAGCCGTTTGGCAAACTCTCGTCATTGCGTTAACCATTCTGGCTGCAGTGCTCATTTATTGGGGACAACCGGCAGTTAGCGTTTTATACGGAGTTGCCATGACCGGTATTGGAATGTTAACCCTCACCGGTAACAATGTAGCTATGGATGCTTTCGGGCCTATAGCTGATAATGCTAACGGTATTGGCGAACTCTCCGGTATGGATAAAAATGCCCGTAAAATTATGGATCACCTTGATTCGACTGGAAATACTACTAAAGCCATCACCAAAGGTGTAGCAATCGGATCAGCCGTTATTGCTGCTGTTTCCTTGTTCGGATCTTTCCTGACTGATGTAGGAAGTGTTCAAACACAGCTGGGTGTCGTGGCTTCAAAAGTCATTTCCAATACAGGTATAAGAATTTCTGTCCCCACTGTATTTATAGGCTTCCTAATAGGAGGAGTTGTTCCGTGGCTCTTTTCTTCACTGACCCTCAACGCAGTAACCCGTGCTGCCGGTTTGATTGTTAACGAAGTACGCCGTCAACTACATATACCGGGGGTTATAGAACGAAGAGTAAAACCGGATTATCAAAACGCTGTTGATATCTGTACTGTCGCTGCCCAAAGAGAATTAATCCCCCTGGCCCTGATCGCTGTTCTTTCCCCTATTCTGATTGGCATATTCCTTGGAATTGAAGCTTTAGGCGGTTTCCTCGCCGGTGTAATCCTTTCCGGACAAATGCTTGCCGTATTTATGGCCGGCTCGGGCGGTGCCTGGGACAATGCCAAAAAAATGATCGAAGATGGCCTGTATGGCGGTAAAAATTCAGATGCCCATAAGGCAGCTGTAGTAGGTGATACGGTCGGCGATCCTTTAAAAGATACCGCAGGACCTGCACTTAACCCAATGATCAAAGTAATCAACCTGGTTTCCCTGCTTTGTGCACCGGTTTTGGTGGCTTATCATCAGACTGATGCAGGGATGATTACAACAGCCATCATCTGTGCAGTTATTATTGCCGGCTCGGTTATGTTCTCCAAACGCGGTGGGTTTAAGAGTAAACCATTTGAAGAATAA
- the rfbB gene encoding dTDP-glucose 4,6-dehydratase, whose amino-acid sequence MNKTILITGGAGFIGSHVVRLFVNKYPDDQIVNLDKLTYAGNLENLKDIDQKPNYKFVKGDITDAPFLDELFKRYSFDGVIHLAAESHVDRSIAHPMDFIHTNIIGTVNLLNAARTIWTGHEEGKLFYHISTDEVYGSLGKEGKFIETTAYDPRSPYSASKASSDHLVSAYFHTFGLPAVISNCSNNYGPNQFPEKLIPLCINNIKHQKSIPVYGKGINVRDWLYVEDHAKAIDLIFHKGKPGETYNIGGNNEWANIDLIRKLCQIMDKQLGRPEGSSEALITFVKDRAGHDLRYAIDSSKLQKELGWKPAIKFEEGFEKTVIWYLQNEDWLNNVITGAYEKYYENQYM is encoded by the coding sequence ATGAATAAAACAATTCTTATTACCGGAGGTGCAGGGTTTATAGGTTCTCATGTAGTCCGTTTATTTGTTAATAAATATCCCGATGATCAGATCGTAAATCTCGACAAACTTACTTATGCGGGCAATCTTGAAAATCTCAAGGATATCGATCAGAAGCCAAATTACAAGTTTGTAAAAGGAGATATCACCGATGCCCCTTTTCTTGACGAGTTATTTAAAAGATATTCGTTTGACGGGGTAATTCACCTGGCTGCCGAGTCTCATGTTGACAGATCTATTGCTCATCCTATGGACTTTATTCATACCAATATTATTGGTACGGTAAATTTGTTGAATGCTGCCCGTACAATATGGACAGGACATGAAGAGGGTAAATTGTTTTATCATATTTCCACTGATGAGGTTTATGGTTCGTTAGGGAAAGAGGGGAAATTTATTGAAACTACTGCTTATGATCCCCGCAGCCCTTATTCAGCTTCAAAAGCAAGCAGCGACCATTTGGTAAGTGCTTATTTTCATACTTTTGGCCTTCCTGCGGTTATCTCCAACTGTTCCAATAATTATGGCCCCAATCAGTTCCCCGAAAAGCTTATTCCTTTATGTATCAATAATATAAAACATCAAAAATCCATTCCGGTTTATGGAAAAGGGATTAATGTCAGGGACTGGCTGTATGTTGAAGACCATGCCAAGGCAATAGACCTGATATTCCATAAAGGGAAACCTGGTGAAACCTATAATATTGGCGGTAATAACGAATGGGCAAACATTGACCTGATCCGCAAATTGTGCCAGATTATGGACAAGCAGCTGGGCAGGCCTGAAGGAAGTTCGGAAGCATTGATTACTTTTGTAAAAGACAGGGCAGGCCACGATCTTCGTTATGCTATAGATTCTTCCAAATTACAAAAAGAATTGGGTTGGAAACCTGCGATTAAGTTTGAGGAAGGTTTTGAAAAGACCGTAATCTGGTATCTGCAGAATGAAGATTGGTTAAACAATGTCATTACGGGCGCTTACGAGAAATATTACGAAAATCAATATATG
- a CDS encoding YifB family Mg chelatase-like AAA ATPase: MLVKTYGSAVYGIKATTITIEVNISQGINFYIVGLPDSAIKESQQRIDSALRTNGFRMPGYKVVINMAPADIRKEGSSYDLPLAIGILCASEQIFANDLDKYIIMGELSLDGSMQPIKGVLPIAIQAREEGFKGLILPRQNAREAAIVNNLEVYGVQNIKEVTDFLTGTKPLEPTVVNTRDEFYSNVNNYDVDFSDVKGQETVKRALEIAAAGGHNIIMIGPPGAGKTMLAKRIPTIIPPLSLQEALETTKIHSVAGKIARDASLITRRPFRSPHHTISDVALVGGGTYPQPGEISLAHNGVLFLDELPEFKRTVLEVMRQPLEDRMITISRAKFTIEYPASFMLVASMNPCPCGYYNHPEKECVCSPGVVQKYLNRISGPLLDRIDIHIEVVPVSFNKLSDNRPAEGSETIRKRVSDSRKIQEERFKLTKGIHNNAQMNSKLLRKYCQIDETGQNLLKNAMEKLGLSARAYDRILKVSRTIADLDMSENIKAVHLAEAIQLRTLDRNNWAG, from the coding sequence ATGCTTGTTAAAACCTATGGAAGTGCCGTGTATGGGATAAAAGCAACGACCATCACCATCGAAGTCAATATTTCACAGGGTATTAACTTCTATATTGTCGGTTTACCCGACAGCGCCATAAAAGAAAGTCAGCAGCGTATTGATTCTGCCCTGCGGACCAATGGTTTCAGAATGCCCGGATATAAGGTAGTCATCAACATGGCCCCTGCGGATATCCGCAAAGAAGGCTCGTCTTATGACCTGCCCTTAGCCATAGGTATTTTGTGCGCTTCAGAGCAAATTTTTGCCAACGACCTGGACAAATATATCATCATGGGTGAACTTTCGCTGGACGGCAGCATGCAGCCGATCAAGGGCGTCTTACCCATCGCCATCCAGGCCCGAGAAGAAGGTTTTAAAGGACTTATTCTGCCCAGGCAAAATGCACGCGAAGCGGCCATTGTGAACAACCTGGAAGTGTACGGCGTTCAGAATATAAAGGAAGTAACAGATTTTCTGACCGGCACCAAACCACTGGAACCCACGGTTGTCAATACCCGCGATGAATTTTATTCCAATGTCAACAACTATGATGTTGATTTTTCGGACGTAAAAGGACAGGAAACCGTTAAAAGGGCCCTGGAAATAGCTGCTGCCGGAGGTCATAACATCATCATGATCGGCCCTCCCGGTGCAGGCAAAACCATGCTGGCCAAAAGGATTCCAACGATCATCCCGCCCCTTTCGCTCCAGGAAGCGCTTGAAACCACCAAGATACATTCCGTGGCCGGGAAAATTGCCCGGGATGCATCGCTGATCACCCGGCGCCCCTTCCGTTCGCCTCATCATACGATTAGTGATGTAGCCCTGGTAGGCGGGGGAACATACCCTCAGCCCGGAGAAATTTCTTTGGCCCATAACGGAGTCCTTTTTCTTGACGAATTGCCGGAATTTAAGAGAACTGTCCTCGAGGTCATGCGCCAGCCGCTGGAAGACAGGATGATCACAATTTCCAGGGCTAAATTTACCATAGAATATCCGGCAAGCTTTATGCTGGTGGCATCCATGAATCCTTGTCCCTGCGGATACTATAACCATCCGGAAAAAGAATGTGTCTGTTCTCCCGGTGTGGTGCAAAAGTATCTGAACCGTATATCCGGTCCCCTGCTTGACAGGATTGATATCCACATCGAAGTGGTCCCTGTTTCTTTCAATAAACTTTCTGATAACCGGCCTGCTGAAGGCAGCGAAACCATCCGCAAAAGAGTATCCGACTCCAGAAAAATCCAGGAAGAAAGGTTCAAACTAACCAAAGGAATTCATAATAATGCCCAAATGAACTCCAAACTTCTCAGAAAATATTGCCAGATAGATGAGACAGGCCAGAACCTGTTGAAAAATGCCATGGAAAAATTAGGCCTGTCGGCCAGGGCCTACGACAGAATACTGAAAGTATCCCGGACAATAGCCGATCTGGACATGAGCGAAAATATAAAAGCGGTTCATCTTGCCGAAGCCATACAACTGAGAACTCTTGACCGCAACAACTGGGCAGGATAA
- the galE gene encoding UDP-glucose 4-epimerase GalE, whose protein sequence is MKNQILVTGGTGYIGSHTVVELMNAGFDVVIIDNLSNSSIEVLDGIEKITGKRPAFEQFDLVDQEKVNQFFVKYPGISSIIHFAAHKAVGESVNLPLKYYRNNLTSLLNLLEAMPVYGVTNFVFSSSCTVYGQPDKLPVTEEAPIKKAMSPYGNTKQIAEEIIQDAITAQSPIKAIALRYFNPIGAHESALIGELPLGVPNNLVPFITQTAIGIREQLKVFGDDYNTPDGSCIRDYINVVDLAKAHVVAIKRLIEDKNKKTFEVFNLGTGNGVSVLEIIKAFEKATGVKLNYKIVGRREGDIEQVWADTSFANNELGWKAEKSLEETLASAWNWEKSYRSRTK, encoded by the coding sequence ATGAAAAATCAGATTTTAGTAACCGGAGGTACGGGTTACATTGGCTCACACACGGTGGTTGAGCTGATGAATGCAGGTTTTGACGTGGTCATCATTGATAATCTTTCAAATTCTTCGATTGAGGTTTTGGACGGAATTGAGAAAATAACCGGGAAACGTCCGGCTTTTGAACAATTCGATCTGGTTGACCAGGAGAAGGTAAATCAGTTCTTTGTCAAATATCCGGGAATAAGCTCCATTATTCATTTTGCTGCGCATAAGGCTGTAGGAGAATCGGTGAACCTTCCCTTAAAATATTACCGGAATAACCTGACTTCATTGCTCAACTTGCTTGAAGCCATGCCGGTGTACGGGGTTACAAATTTTGTTTTTTCATCATCCTGTACGGTTTATGGCCAACCCGATAAATTGCCGGTTACAGAAGAAGCCCCTATTAAAAAAGCCATGTCTCCTTATGGCAATACAAAGCAGATTGCTGAAGAAATCATTCAGGATGCCATCACAGCCCAAAGTCCTATAAAAGCCATTGCATTGCGTTATTTCAATCCCATTGGAGCACATGAATCGGCTTTGATTGGTGAATTGCCCCTGGGTGTCCCGAATAATCTGGTTCCTTTTATTACCCAGACGGCTATTGGTATCCGCGAGCAATTGAAAGTATTTGGGGATGATTATAATACTCCGGACGGTTCATGCATCCGCGATTATATCAACGTGGTTGACCTGGCCAAAGCTCATGTAGTTGCTATCAAACGGCTTATTGAAGACAAGAATAAAAAAACTTTTGAAGTCTTTAACCTGGGAACAGGCAATGGAGTTTCTGTACTTGAAATCATAAAGGCCTTTGAAAAAGCCACAGGCGTAAAACTGAATTATAAAATAGTTGGCCGCAGGGAAGGTGACATTGAGCAGGTATGGGCCGACACATCATTTGCAAACAATGAATTGGGATGGAAAGCAGAGAAATCGCTTGAAGAAACTTTAGCTTCTGCTTGGAACTGGGAAAAAAGTTACAGAAGCAGGACTAAATAA